In Zingiber officinale cultivar Zhangliang chromosome 1A, Zo_v1.1, whole genome shotgun sequence, a genomic segment contains:
- the LOC122038056 gene encoding formamidopyrimidine-DNA glycosylase-like isoform X2, translating into MPELPEVEAARRAIEEHCAGKRICECSVADDPKVIDGVSASELEVALVGKTIVAALRKGKNLWLRLDSPPFPTFHFGMTGAICIKGVAVTKYVRSSVSDSDEWPSKYSKVFVKLDDSVEFCFTDKRRFARVRLLKDPQSVPPISELGPDALLELVPVDEFVESLSKKKIAIKALLLDQGFISGIGNWIADEVLYQAKIHPLQIASSLTKESCKSLYKCIREVIKHAVEVDANSSYFPKEWLFHLRWGKKSGKINVIPPLWRDSWRAFQL; encoded by the exons ATGCCAGAACTACCAGAGGTGGAGGCAGCGCGACGGGCGATCGAGGAGCACTGCGCCGGGAAGAGGATCTGCGAGTGCTCAGTGGCGGACGATCCTAAGGTCATCGACGGAGTCTCGGCGTCCGAGCTTGAGGTGGCCCTCGTCGGAAAAACCATCGTCGCCGCCCTTCGTAAGGGCAAGAACCTATGGCTACGCCTCGACTCACCGCCATTCCCCACTTTCCATTTTG GAATGACGGGCGCCATTTGTATCAAAGGCGTCGCTGTGACTAAATACGTGAG GTCTTCGGTAAGTGACTCCGATGAGTGGCCTTCAAAGTACTCAAAGGTGTTTGTTAAA CTAGATGATAGCGTGGAGTTCTGTTTTACTGATAAGAGACGTTTTGCCCGGGTTCGCTTGCTTAAAGAT CCACAATCTGTACCTCCAATTTCTGAGCTAGGCCCTGATGCCCTGTTGGAGCTTGTGCCAGTTGATGAGTTTGTGGAATCCCTTAGCAAAAAGAAGATTGCAATAAAAGCTCTCTTACTTGATCAG GGCTTTATTTCAGGCATTGGGAATTGGATTGCAGATGAAGTTCTTTACCAG GCAAAGATTCATCCCCTTCAAATTGCTTCAAGCTTGACCAAAGAGAGTTGCAAGTCATTATACAAATGCATCAGAGAG GTTATCAAACATGCGGTTGAAGTTGATGCAAACTCCAGCTACTTTCCAAAAGAATGGTTGTTTCATTTGCGTTGGGGCAAAAAGTCTGGCAAAATCAATG TCATTCCCCCATTGTGGAGAGACAGTTGGAGAGCATTTCAGCTTTAA
- the LOC122038056 gene encoding formamidopyrimidine-DNA glycosylase-like isoform X3: MPELPEVEAARRAIEEHCAGKRICECSVADDPKVIDGVSASELEVALVGKTIVAALRKGKNLWLRLDSPPFPTFHFGMTGAICIKGVAVTKYVRSSVSDSDEWPSKYSKVFVKLDDSVEFCFTDKRRFARVRLLKDPQSVPPISELGPDALLELVPVDEFVESLSKKKIAIKALLLDQGFISGIGNWIADEVLYQAKIHPLQIASSLTKESCKSLYKCIREKITIGYQTCG; encoded by the exons ATGCCAGAACTACCAGAGGTGGAGGCAGCGCGACGGGCGATCGAGGAGCACTGCGCCGGGAAGAGGATCTGCGAGTGCTCAGTGGCGGACGATCCTAAGGTCATCGACGGAGTCTCGGCGTCCGAGCTTGAGGTGGCCCTCGTCGGAAAAACCATCGTCGCCGCCCTTCGTAAGGGCAAGAACCTATGGCTACGCCTCGACTCACCGCCATTCCCCACTTTCCATTTTG GAATGACGGGCGCCATTTGTATCAAAGGCGTCGCTGTGACTAAATACGTGAG GTCTTCGGTAAGTGACTCCGATGAGTGGCCTTCAAAGTACTCAAAGGTGTTTGTTAAA CTAGATGATAGCGTGGAGTTCTGTTTTACTGATAAGAGACGTTTTGCCCGGGTTCGCTTGCTTAAAGAT CCACAATCTGTACCTCCAATTTCTGAGCTAGGCCCTGATGCCCTGTTGGAGCTTGTGCCAGTTGATGAGTTTGTGGAATCCCTTAGCAAAAAGAAGATTGCAATAAAAGCTCTCTTACTTGATCAG GGCTTTATTTCAGGCATTGGGAATTGGATTGCAGATGAAGTTCTTTACCAG GCAAAGATTCATCCCCTTCAAATTGCTTCAAGCTTGACCAAAGAGAGTTGCAAGTCATTATACAAATGCATCAGAGAG AAAATAACTATAGGTTATCAAACATGCGGTTGA
- the LOC122038056 gene encoding formamidopyrimidine-DNA glycosylase-like isoform X1 yields the protein MPELPEVEAARRAIEEHCAGKRICECSVADDPKVIDGVSASELEVALVGKTIVAALRKGKNLWLRLDSPPFPTFHFGMTGAICIKGVAVTKYVRSSVSDSDEWPSKYSKVFVKLDDSVEFCFTDKRRFARVRLLKDPQSVPPISELGPDALLELVPVDEFVESLSKKKIAIKALLLDQGFISGIGNWIADEVLYQAKIHPLQIASSLTKESCKSLYKCIREVIKHAVEVDANSSYFPKEWLFHLRWGKKSGKINGKTSFFSLNILIYLSIWLQVTERSS from the exons ATGCCAGAACTACCAGAGGTGGAGGCAGCGCGACGGGCGATCGAGGAGCACTGCGCCGGGAAGAGGATCTGCGAGTGCTCAGTGGCGGACGATCCTAAGGTCATCGACGGAGTCTCGGCGTCCGAGCTTGAGGTGGCCCTCGTCGGAAAAACCATCGTCGCCGCCCTTCGTAAGGGCAAGAACCTATGGCTACGCCTCGACTCACCGCCATTCCCCACTTTCCATTTTG GAATGACGGGCGCCATTTGTATCAAAGGCGTCGCTGTGACTAAATACGTGAG GTCTTCGGTAAGTGACTCCGATGAGTGGCCTTCAAAGTACTCAAAGGTGTTTGTTAAA CTAGATGATAGCGTGGAGTTCTGTTTTACTGATAAGAGACGTTTTGCCCGGGTTCGCTTGCTTAAAGAT CCACAATCTGTACCTCCAATTTCTGAGCTAGGCCCTGATGCCCTGTTGGAGCTTGTGCCAGTTGATGAGTTTGTGGAATCCCTTAGCAAAAAGAAGATTGCAATAAAAGCTCTCTTACTTGATCAG GGCTTTATTTCAGGCATTGGGAATTGGATTGCAGATGAAGTTCTTTACCAG GCAAAGATTCATCCCCTTCAAATTGCTTCAAGCTTGACCAAAGAGAGTTGCAAGTCATTATACAAATGCATCAGAGAG GTTATCAAACATGCGGTTGAAGTTGATGCAAACTCCAGCTACTTTCCAAAAGAATGGTTGTTTCATTTGCGTTGGGGCAAAAAGTCTGGCAAAATCAATGGTAAGACGTCCTTTTTTTCCTTGAACATCTTGATCTACCTGTCAATTTGGTTACAGGTAACTGAGAGGTCCTCGTAA
- the LOC122011415 gene encoding uncharacterized protein LOC122011415, with protein sequence MHVCYYAMIVNFSLPSTRILPDLRIGWSCSGFKTLHSTKVIWKSLFLNSEGLSPHQTKRKQGKNTHVARDLPVLLEYNRLLKKTTHVIGLGDETVVNGVEQEAATSTGAPRSARQAFLNCNAPRKFCLAFLVLRMFANGSSIKLWEITENGGQRLSLNISIFIFQVSI encoded by the exons ATGCATGTCTGCTACTACGCCATGATTGTAAATTT CTCCCTACCGAGCACGAGGATTCTGCCAGACTTGCGAATTGGTTGGTCATGCTCAGGATTCAAAACACTACATAGCACCAAAGTTATCTGGAAAAGCCTCTTCTTGAACAGCGAAGGCCTCTCACCCCATCAgaccaaaagaaaacaaggaaagaacACGCACGTCGCCCGGGATTTGCCGGT ACTTCTCGAATACAATAGACTATTAAAGAAAACAACCCATGTCATTGGACTTGGAGACGAGACGGTGGTCAACGGCGTGGAGCAGGAAGCGGCGACCTCAACGGGCGCGCCTCGGTCGGCCCGACAAG CTTTCTTGAACTGCAATGCCCCTCGCAAATTCTGTCTAGCTTTCTTGGTGTTGCGCATGTTTGCAAATGGCAGTTCAATAAAGCTGTGGGAAATCACAGAGAATGGTGGCCAAAGATTGAGCCTTAATATATCTATTTTCATTTTTCAGGTAAGTATATAA